The following coding sequences are from one Euwallacea fornicatus isolate EFF26 chromosome 8, ASM4011564v1, whole genome shotgun sequence window:
- the Ir93a gene encoding ionotropic receptor 93a isoform X1, producing the protein MWVGVALSLFFICKVTHSEDFPSLLTTNGTMAIVIDKEYLAEDYERIKTGIEEYLVYAKREILRHGGVNVHFFAWPAINVKKDLSILLSITSCTETWKLFRAAKSENLLHVAISEQDCARLPQSSAVTIPIIEKGQETPQMLLDLRTLGVYTWKNMVILYDDSISDDLLTRVIRSITRQVTNVGASGISLISLVGKSSDPAELEANLKGGLSGIRSRKLSRNFVVVVHLELVEKIMEYAKRENLVNTNTKWLYVISDSNNKRVQNLNRFKALLREGDNVAFIYNTTVLTDVCQIGMICHINESLGAIFDSLHKAILEEYEIAEPLSEEEWEAIRPNKIQRRNFLLAKVQSYLTKYGKCDNCTQWKLEAGETWGKEYLSREEVSGVDLISVGTWRPSDGPRMTDALFPHIAHGFRRSKLPLVSFHNPPWQILITNASGDVVEFKGVVFDIIKELSRNLNFTYNVEVIPTQGNFFNSSVTSFYNKTDSDEHLSVTAKSYVSTYRVPQVVLDLVHNKSAAMGACAFTVTEKSKKIVNFTNAISIQSYTFLAARPRELSRALLFISPFGGDTWFCLSMTIISMGPILYYIHKYSPTYEYKGIRKKGGLATIQNCIWYMYGALLQQGGMHLPYADSARIIVGSWWLVVLVIGTTYCGNLVAYLTFPKMEVPINTLEDLISKRQSISWSYAENSYFGDRIKDSNDYVYKTIYQGAQHLKNGQVMLDEIKAGRHVHIDWKMRLQYIIKQQFERDDLCSYALGTDEFSEEHIALIVAPDTPYLNKINEEIKRLHQVGLIQKWLENYLPKKDKCFKRKNTLEVKNHTVNLDDMQGSFFVLIIGFCVAILIIGVEKLSIKVIKHRKNRSVVQPFAI; encoded by the exons ATGTGGGTTGGGGTGGCACTTTCCTTGTTCTTCATCTGCAAGGTGACCCACAGTGAAGATTTCCCCTCATTGCTCACCACTAATGGCACAATGG CTATAGTGATTGATAAAGAGTATCTGGCAGAAGATTATGAGAGGATCAAAACTGGAATTGAGGAGTACTTGGTGTATGCCAAGAGGGAGATCCTCAGGCATGGAGGCGTTAATGTTCATTTCTTTGCTTGGCCAGCGATCAACGTGAAGAAGG atTTGAGCATTCTGTTGAGCATCACATCATGCACGGAAacttggaaattatttcgcgCCGCCAAAAGCGAGAATCTACTGCATGTCGCTATTTCAG AACAGGATTGCGCAAGACTGCCTCAAAGCTCTGCAGTCACCATCCCAATCATCGAAAAAGGGCAGGAGACCCCTCAAATGCTCTTAGATCTCCGGACATTGGGCGTATACACCTGGAAGAACATGGTCATCCTATACGACGACAGTATTT CTGATGATTTGCTGACCAGGGTCATTAGGTCCATAACAAGACAAGTAACCAACGTTGGGGCTTCAGGGATTTCCCTCATAAGTCTTGTGGGCAAATCATCCGATCCCGCTGAGCTCGAGGCAAATCTGAAAGGCGGATTATCGGGAATTCGCTCGCGGAAATTGAGCAGAAACTTCGTTG TCGTGGTCCACTTGGAATTggtggaaaaaatcatggaatACGCCAAAAGGGAAAATCTGGTCAACACCAACACTAAGTGGCTATACGTAATATCCGACAGTAACAATAAAAGAGTGCAGAATTTGAACAGGTTCAAGGCGCTGTTGAGGGAAGGAGACAATGTAGCCTTCATTTACAACACCACTGTCCTCACCGATGTTTGTCAG ATTGGAATGATCTGCCACATAAACGAGAGTTTGGGGGCAATATTTGATTCTCTACACAAAGCGATCTTGGAGGAATATGAGATAGCGGAACCGTTGTCTGAAGAGGAATGGGAAGCGATAAGACCCAATAAAATACAGAGGCGGAATTTCTTGTTGGCTAAAGTCCAG AGTTATTTGACTAAATACGGAAAATGCGACAATTGCACCCAGTGGAAACTGGAAGCAGGAGAAACTTGGGGGAAGGAATACCTCTCCCGTGAGGAGGTCTCGGGAGTGGACCTGATATCTGTGGGCACCTGGAGGCCTAGTGACGGTCCGCGGATGACCGATGCCCTTTTTCCTCACATAGCTCACGGATTTAGGAGGAGCAAGTTGCCGCTAGTGTCGTTTCAT aatccACCTTGGCAAATACTTATAACTAATGCTTCAGGAGATGTGGTGGAATTTAAGGGAGTTGTCTTTGATATAATCAAGGAGCTTTCCAGAAACTTAAATTTCACCTATAATGTGGAAGTGATCCCGACGCAGGGTAATTTCTTTAACTCCTCGGTCACGTCGTTTTACAATAAGACCGATAGTGACGAACACTTGAGTGTCACTGCGAAGTCATACGTGTCCACCTACAG GGTCCCTCAGGTGGTACTAGATCTTGTTCACAACAAATCTGCCGCAATGGGAGCCTGTGCGTTTACTGTGACTGAAAAAAGCAAGAAAATAGTGAATTTTACTAACGCCATAAGCATTCAGTCATATACATTCTTAGCTGCTCGTCCGCGGGAACTTAGCAGAGCTTTGCTATTCATTTCGCCCTTTGGTGGAGAC ACCTGGTTCTGTCTTTCCATGACAATCATCTCCATGGGCCCAATTCTCTACtacatacataaatatagCCCTACATACGAATACAAAGGGATTCGCAAGAAAGGGGGGTTGGCAACTATTCAGAATTGCATTTGGTACATGTATGGTGCCCTCCTGCAACAAG GGGGCATGCACTTACCCTACGCGGACAGCGCTCGCATAATAGTGGGATCATGGTGGTTAGTGGTTCTTGTGATAGGCACCACTTACTGTGGGAATCTCGTTGCATACTTAACATTTCCGAAAATGGAGGTTCCAATAAACACTCTAGAAGATCTGATATCGAAGCGCCAGTCAATTTCCTGGAGTTATGCCGAGAATAGCTATTTTGGGGACCGCATAAAG GACTCCAACGATTACGTTTATAAGACCATTTACCAGGGGGCCCAGCACCTGAAGAATGGACAAGTAATGCTGGACGAAATCAAAGCAGGCAGACATGTGCACATCGACTGGAAAATGAGGCTGCAATACATTATAAAGCAACAGTTTGAAAGGGATGATCTGTGTAGTTATGCTTTAG GAACTGATGAATTTTCAGAAGAACATATAGCGTTGATCGTGGCTCCAGATACTCCGtacttgaataaaataaacgaaGA AATCAAAAGACTGCACCAAGTGGGCTTAATCCAAAAATGGCTAGAGAACTACCTTCCCAAAAAAGATAAGTGTTTTAAACGAAAGAATACCTTGGAGGTGAAAAATCACACTGTGAATTTGGATGACATGCAAGGCAGCTTCTTCGTCTTGATTATTG GTTTTTGCGTTGCAATACTAATCATCGGCGTAGAGAAACTCTCTATTAAAGTGATCAAGCACAGGAAAAATCGAAGTGTTGTACAACCGTTTGCGATTTAA
- the Ir93a gene encoding ionotropic receptor 93a isoform X2, whose product MSLFQDCARLPQSSAVTIPIIEKGQETPQMLLDLRTLGVYTWKNMVILYDDSISDDLLTRVIRSITRQVTNVGASGISLISLVGKSSDPAELEANLKGGLSGIRSRKLSRNFVVVVHLELVEKIMEYAKRENLVNTNTKWLYVISDSNNKRVQNLNRFKALLREGDNVAFIYNTTVLTDVCQIGMICHINESLGAIFDSLHKAILEEYEIAEPLSEEEWEAIRPNKIQRRNFLLAKVQSYLTKYGKCDNCTQWKLEAGETWGKEYLSREEVSGVDLISVGTWRPSDGPRMTDALFPHIAHGFRRSKLPLVSFHNPPWQILITNASGDVVEFKGVVFDIIKELSRNLNFTYNVEVIPTQGNFFNSSVTSFYNKTDSDEHLSVTAKSYVSTYRVPQVVLDLVHNKSAAMGACAFTVTEKSKKIVNFTNAISIQSYTFLAARPRELSRALLFISPFGGDTWFCLSMTIISMGPILYYIHKYSPTYEYKGIRKKGGLATIQNCIWYMYGALLQQGGMHLPYADSARIIVGSWWLVVLVIGTTYCGNLVAYLTFPKMEVPINTLEDLISKRQSISWSYAENSYFGDRIKDSNDYVYKTIYQGAQHLKNGQVMLDEIKAGRHVHIDWKMRLQYIIKQQFERDDLCSYALGTDEFSEEHIALIVAPDTPYLNKINEEIKRLHQVGLIQKWLENYLPKKDKCFKRKNTLEVKNHTVNLDDMQGSFFVLIIGFCVAILIIGVEKLSIKVIKHRKNRSVVQPFAI is encoded by the exons ATGTCGCTATTTCAG GATTGCGCAAGACTGCCTCAAAGCTCTGCAGTCACCATCCCAATCATCGAAAAAGGGCAGGAGACCCCTCAAATGCTCTTAGATCTCCGGACATTGGGCGTATACACCTGGAAGAACATGGTCATCCTATACGACGACAGTATTT CTGATGATTTGCTGACCAGGGTCATTAGGTCCATAACAAGACAAGTAACCAACGTTGGGGCTTCAGGGATTTCCCTCATAAGTCTTGTGGGCAAATCATCCGATCCCGCTGAGCTCGAGGCAAATCTGAAAGGCGGATTATCGGGAATTCGCTCGCGGAAATTGAGCAGAAACTTCGTTG TCGTGGTCCACTTGGAATTggtggaaaaaatcatggaatACGCCAAAAGGGAAAATCTGGTCAACACCAACACTAAGTGGCTATACGTAATATCCGACAGTAACAATAAAAGAGTGCAGAATTTGAACAGGTTCAAGGCGCTGTTGAGGGAAGGAGACAATGTAGCCTTCATTTACAACACCACTGTCCTCACCGATGTTTGTCAG ATTGGAATGATCTGCCACATAAACGAGAGTTTGGGGGCAATATTTGATTCTCTACACAAAGCGATCTTGGAGGAATATGAGATAGCGGAACCGTTGTCTGAAGAGGAATGGGAAGCGATAAGACCCAATAAAATACAGAGGCGGAATTTCTTGTTGGCTAAAGTCCAG AGTTATTTGACTAAATACGGAAAATGCGACAATTGCACCCAGTGGAAACTGGAAGCAGGAGAAACTTGGGGGAAGGAATACCTCTCCCGTGAGGAGGTCTCGGGAGTGGACCTGATATCTGTGGGCACCTGGAGGCCTAGTGACGGTCCGCGGATGACCGATGCCCTTTTTCCTCACATAGCTCACGGATTTAGGAGGAGCAAGTTGCCGCTAGTGTCGTTTCAT aatccACCTTGGCAAATACTTATAACTAATGCTTCAGGAGATGTGGTGGAATTTAAGGGAGTTGTCTTTGATATAATCAAGGAGCTTTCCAGAAACTTAAATTTCACCTATAATGTGGAAGTGATCCCGACGCAGGGTAATTTCTTTAACTCCTCGGTCACGTCGTTTTACAATAAGACCGATAGTGACGAACACTTGAGTGTCACTGCGAAGTCATACGTGTCCACCTACAG GGTCCCTCAGGTGGTACTAGATCTTGTTCACAACAAATCTGCCGCAATGGGAGCCTGTGCGTTTACTGTGACTGAAAAAAGCAAGAAAATAGTGAATTTTACTAACGCCATAAGCATTCAGTCATATACATTCTTAGCTGCTCGTCCGCGGGAACTTAGCAGAGCTTTGCTATTCATTTCGCCCTTTGGTGGAGAC ACCTGGTTCTGTCTTTCCATGACAATCATCTCCATGGGCCCAATTCTCTACtacatacataaatatagCCCTACATACGAATACAAAGGGATTCGCAAGAAAGGGGGGTTGGCAACTATTCAGAATTGCATTTGGTACATGTATGGTGCCCTCCTGCAACAAG GGGGCATGCACTTACCCTACGCGGACAGCGCTCGCATAATAGTGGGATCATGGTGGTTAGTGGTTCTTGTGATAGGCACCACTTACTGTGGGAATCTCGTTGCATACTTAACATTTCCGAAAATGGAGGTTCCAATAAACACTCTAGAAGATCTGATATCGAAGCGCCAGTCAATTTCCTGGAGTTATGCCGAGAATAGCTATTTTGGGGACCGCATAAAG GACTCCAACGATTACGTTTATAAGACCATTTACCAGGGGGCCCAGCACCTGAAGAATGGACAAGTAATGCTGGACGAAATCAAAGCAGGCAGACATGTGCACATCGACTGGAAAATGAGGCTGCAATACATTATAAAGCAACAGTTTGAAAGGGATGATCTGTGTAGTTATGCTTTAG GAACTGATGAATTTTCAGAAGAACATATAGCGTTGATCGTGGCTCCAGATACTCCGtacttgaataaaataaacgaaGA AATCAAAAGACTGCACCAAGTGGGCTTAATCCAAAAATGGCTAGAGAACTACCTTCCCAAAAAAGATAAGTGTTTTAAACGAAAGAATACCTTGGAGGTGAAAAATCACACTGTGAATTTGGATGACATGCAAGGCAGCTTCTTCGTCTTGATTATTG GTTTTTGCGTTGCAATACTAATCATCGGCGTAGAGAAACTCTCTATTAAAGTGATCAAGCACAGGAAAAATCGAAGTGTTGTACAACCGTTTGCGATTTAA
- the LOC136340542 gene encoding 5'-3' exonuclease PLD3-like isoform X1, producing MTRRCWEQLSDRRQAKQRHVEDGLFQIASQTCSLFLQINNTNNINYGDNNSNIQLNGAGSSFREPQFPSQSARAKPSTDSRSESDREQLVVLIPPKQENKRKLSYNPSGLFHKPRLSTVPETPTSLIPPENELWAQTYSLTDHDGSPDRWGARNKWCRPSCIPITIICTLIFLVVLLPVLDHATERALQQLNNFEKACNTCSVSLVESVPEGLIYNDSSITNPSTFDVWMGLINNAQKSIDIASLYWTLRQSEVYPDPSSIKGEKIFQALLKAGTERGISIRIAQNAPSQNYPNVDTEFLVKRKAAQVRSLNFVKLLGAGVLHTKMWIIDNKHVYIGSANMDWRSLTQVKEMGVGIFNCSALAEDASKIFEVYWALGANNSVIPDQWPSNFSTHYNMQSPLNMIYENETFQTFLSSSPLPFNPSGRTNDIDALLNVIKHAEKFVYIAVMDYIPLMIYTPKRLFWPIIDDAIRTVAIEHKVKVKLLISKWNHSRPAEDNFLRSIQDVNQAYPGVSIEVKRFVVPANNEQRKIPYARVNHNKYMVTDNTAYIGTSNWSGDYFTNTAGVAFVLHDPIFDRNAKLTTIRSELQAAFERDWNSEFAHSL from the exons ATGACACGACGTTGTTGGGAACAATTAAGCGATAGAAGACAAGCGAAACAAAGACACGTTGAAGACGGCCTGTTCCAAATTGCCTCGCAAACCTGTAGCTTATtcttgcaaattaataatacgaATAATATCAATTACGGCGACAATAATTcgaatattcaattaaatgg GGCCGGATCGTCGTTTAGGGAGCCCCAATTTCCTTCGCAAAGTGCCAGAGCGAAACCAAGTACGGATAGTAGATCTGAAAGCGATAGAGAACAGTTGGTAGTCTTAATACCTCCTAAGCaggaaaataaacgaaaattgtCGTATAATCCCAGTGGATTATTTCACAAACCGCGGCTGTCG ACCGTTCCCGAGACACCTACGTCGTTAATTCCTCCGGAAAATGAACTTTGGGCACAAACTTATTCGTTAACAGACCATGACGGCAGCCCCGATAG GTGGGGTGCCAGAAACAAATGGTGCCGTCCCTCGTGCATCCCCATAACAATCATATGCACCCTGATCTTCCTTGTAGTGTTACTGCCAGTACTCGATCACGCCACCGAACGAGCCTTACAACAacttaacaattttgaaaaagcgtGTAATACCTGCAG TGTGTCCTTGGTGGAGAGCGTGCCCGAGGGACTGATTTACAACGACTCCTCAATTACAAATCCGTCAACCTTCGATGTGTGGATGGGTTTAATAAACAATGCGCAAAAATCAATTGACATCGCTTCCTTGTACTGGACATTACGGCAGTCTGAGGTTTATCCAGATCCTTCTTCAATTAAA GGTGAAAAAATCTTCCAAGCTCTCCTTAAAGCCGGCACCGAACGTGGGATATCCATTAGAATCGCACAAAATGCACCCTCTCAGAATTACCCTAATGTAGATACGGAATTTCTTGTTAAGAGGAAGGCTGCCCAAGTAAGAAGTCtgaatttcgttaaattgCTCGGTGCGGGTGTTTTGCACACTAAAATGTGGATTATCGATAACAAACACGTTTATATTGGAAGCGCTAATATGGATTGGAGATCTTTGACTCAG GTCAAAGAAATGGGCGTGGGAATCTTCAATTGTTCCGCGCTAGCAGAGGATGCTTCAAAAATCTTTGAG gtTTATTGGGCTTTGGGTGCAAATAATTCGGTAATCCCCGATCAGTGGCCCAGCAATTTTAGCACGCACTATAACATGCAGTCACCATTAAATATGATATATGAAAACGAAACGttccaaacatttttatcc AGCTCTCCTCTTCCTTTCAATCCTTCCGGCCGTACAAATGACATCGATGCCTTATTAAATGTGATAAAACATGCAGAAAAATTCGTATACATTGCAGTGATGGACTATATTCCATTAATGATTTACACACCGAAACGGCTGTTTTGGCCGATAATTGACGACGCCATAAGAACCGTTGCGATCGAACACAAAGTCAAAGTAAAACTACTAATCAGCAAGTGGAACCACTCTAGACCTGCCGAGGATAATTTCCTGAGGAGCATTCAGGATGTTAATCAAGCTTATCCAGGAGTTTCTATTGAAGTt AAACGTTTTGTGGTGCCAGCGAATAATGAACAAAGAAAAATCCCTTATGCAAGGGTGAACCACAACAAGTATATGGTGACTGATAATACGGCCTACATAGGAACTTCTAATTGGTCTGGAGACTATTTTACGAATACTGCAGGAGTGGCCTTTGTTTTGCATGATCCGATATTCGACAGGAATGCGAAACTTACTACAATTCGTAGTGAATTACAGGCTGCGTTTGAGAGGGACTGGAACTCTGAGTTTGCGCATTCACTATAG
- the LOC136340542 gene encoding 5'-3' exonuclease PLD3-like isoform X2 yields MKVKLNSTLKVQTVPETPTSLIPPENELWAQTYSLTDHDGSPDRWGARNKWCRPSCIPITIICTLIFLVVLLPVLDHATERALQQLNNFEKACNTCSVSLVESVPEGLIYNDSSITNPSTFDVWMGLINNAQKSIDIASLYWTLRQSEVYPDPSSIKGEKIFQALLKAGTERGISIRIAQNAPSQNYPNVDTEFLVKRKAAQVRSLNFVKLLGAGVLHTKMWIIDNKHVYIGSANMDWRSLTQVKEMGVGIFNCSALAEDASKIFEVYWALGANNSVIPDQWPSNFSTHYNMQSPLNMIYENETFQTFLSSSPLPFNPSGRTNDIDALLNVIKHAEKFVYIAVMDYIPLMIYTPKRLFWPIIDDAIRTVAIEHKVKVKLLISKWNHSRPAEDNFLRSIQDVNQAYPGVSIEVKRFVVPANNEQRKIPYARVNHNKYMVTDNTAYIGTSNWSGDYFTNTAGVAFVLHDPIFDRNAKLTTIRSELQAAFERDWNSEFAHSL; encoded by the exons ATGAAAGTAAAGCTAAATAGTACCCTTAAAGTGCAG ACCGTTCCCGAGACACCTACGTCGTTAATTCCTCCGGAAAATGAACTTTGGGCACAAACTTATTCGTTAACAGACCATGACGGCAGCCCCGATAG GTGGGGTGCCAGAAACAAATGGTGCCGTCCCTCGTGCATCCCCATAACAATCATATGCACCCTGATCTTCCTTGTAGTGTTACTGCCAGTACTCGATCACGCCACCGAACGAGCCTTACAACAacttaacaattttgaaaaagcgtGTAATACCTGCAG TGTGTCCTTGGTGGAGAGCGTGCCCGAGGGACTGATTTACAACGACTCCTCAATTACAAATCCGTCAACCTTCGATGTGTGGATGGGTTTAATAAACAATGCGCAAAAATCAATTGACATCGCTTCCTTGTACTGGACATTACGGCAGTCTGAGGTTTATCCAGATCCTTCTTCAATTAAA GGTGAAAAAATCTTCCAAGCTCTCCTTAAAGCCGGCACCGAACGTGGGATATCCATTAGAATCGCACAAAATGCACCCTCTCAGAATTACCCTAATGTAGATACGGAATTTCTTGTTAAGAGGAAGGCTGCCCAAGTAAGAAGTCtgaatttcgttaaattgCTCGGTGCGGGTGTTTTGCACACTAAAATGTGGATTATCGATAACAAACACGTTTATATTGGAAGCGCTAATATGGATTGGAGATCTTTGACTCAG GTCAAAGAAATGGGCGTGGGAATCTTCAATTGTTCCGCGCTAGCAGAGGATGCTTCAAAAATCTTTGAG gtTTATTGGGCTTTGGGTGCAAATAATTCGGTAATCCCCGATCAGTGGCCCAGCAATTTTAGCACGCACTATAACATGCAGTCACCATTAAATATGATATATGAAAACGAAACGttccaaacatttttatcc AGCTCTCCTCTTCCTTTCAATCCTTCCGGCCGTACAAATGACATCGATGCCTTATTAAATGTGATAAAACATGCAGAAAAATTCGTATACATTGCAGTGATGGACTATATTCCATTAATGATTTACACACCGAAACGGCTGTTTTGGCCGATAATTGACGACGCCATAAGAACCGTTGCGATCGAACACAAAGTCAAAGTAAAACTACTAATCAGCAAGTGGAACCACTCTAGACCTGCCGAGGATAATTTCCTGAGGAGCATTCAGGATGTTAATCAAGCTTATCCAGGAGTTTCTATTGAAGTt AAACGTTTTGTGGTGCCAGCGAATAATGAACAAAGAAAAATCCCTTATGCAAGGGTGAACCACAACAAGTATATGGTGACTGATAATACGGCCTACATAGGAACTTCTAATTGGTCTGGAGACTATTTTACGAATACTGCAGGAGTGGCCTTTGTTTTGCATGATCCGATATTCGACAGGAATGCGAAACTTACTACAATTCGTAGTGAATTACAGGCTGCGTTTGAGAGGGACTGGAACTCTGAGTTTGCGCATTCACTATAG
- the MED28 gene encoding mediator of RNA polymerase II transcription subunit 28, with protein MNPLKEPSPPVSAMATPTNGNGNLVDEFEEAFQSCLNVLTKEEAVPTVDKDEIKVEVEHTMHRFIDLARQMEAFFLQKRFLLSALKPEMNVKEDINELKLELGRKEELIKRHYDKIVVWQNLLADLHSYAKSPAQAGGATTPSGAGTSGGSIPPSPVTNLPGIQPPSQMMPSMPTSMQQLHHQQQQMQQHQQMQVPQQQQMQQMQQIQQMQVPPGLSGGTVGPGMLSPHQSMLVQGMGQSGHFGQASAGGMLQGPLAYLEKTTSNIDYVGGLTDGRR; from the exons ATGAATCCCCTCAAAGAACCATCACCTCCCGTATCAGCAATGGCAACCCCAACGAATGGTAATGGAAATTTAGTTGACGAATTTGAAGAAGCATTCCAG tcatGTTTAAATGTCCTCACAAAAGAGGAAGCTGTTCCCACAGTAGATAAAGATGAAATAAAGGTGGAAGTAGAGCATACAATGCACCGCTTTATTGACTTGGCAAGGCAAATGGAGGCCTTTTTCCTTCAAAAGAGATTCCTACTCTCCGCATTAAAACCTGAAATGAATGTTAAAGAAGATATAAATGAACTTAAGCTGGAATTAGGAAGAAAAGAGGAACTAATTAAGAGACACTATGATAAAATTGTTGTGTGGCAAAACCTGCTGGCTGATTTACATAGCTATGCAAAGAGCCCAGCACAAGCAG gtgGTGCAACAACCCCATCTGGTGCAGGAACCAGTGGTGGCTCAATTCCTCCCTCACCAGTTACAAATTTACCAGGTATTCAGCCTCCTAGTCAAATGATGCCTAGTATGCCGACAAGCATGCAACAGTTGCACCATCAACAGCAACAAATGCAACAACACCAACAAATGCAAGTGCCACAGCAACAGCAGATGCAACAAATGCAGCAAATACAGCAGATGCAG GTCCCTCCTGGTTTGAGCGGAGGTACTGTTGGCCCCGGTATGCTTTCCCCACATCAAAGTATGCTTGTGCAAGGAATGGGCCAATCGGGACATTTCGGTCAAGCTAGTGCCGGAGGTATGCTTCAGGGCCCCTTGGCTTATTTGGAGAAAACCACTAGCAACATAG ATTATGTGGGGGGCCTGACGGATGGACGGAGGTGA